From the Acetobacter aceti genome, one window contains:
- the pxpB gene encoding 5-oxoprolinase subunit PxpB, with protein MIRISIAGTGALLLDAAHGSFDQYVQERVWSVARCLATQPDILQALPGVNNLLVMFNVIEQDAVTIERRLRALWDDTFPESLPVRTIEIPVTYGGTVGEDLSEIAYFANLTEEEVIAIHVGGEYRVAAIGAMPGFPYLTGLDSRLAIPRRASPRVSVERGAVSIGGGQAGIMPCTSPTGWHILGKTDEILFDTHRAEPCLFRLGDRVRFRRIG; from the coding sequence ATGATCCGGATCAGCATCGCGGGGACTGGCGCCCTGCTGCTTGACGCCGCGCACGGCTCGTTTGACCAGTATGTGCAGGAACGTGTCTGGTCAGTCGCCCGCTGCTTGGCTACCCAGCCGGACATTCTTCAAGCCTTGCCGGGCGTGAACAATCTTCTGGTAATGTTCAATGTTATCGAGCAGGATGCGGTCACAATTGAACGCCGTTTGCGAGCATTGTGGGATGATACGTTCCCTGAGTCCCTCCCTGTCCGGACCATTGAGATTCCCGTGACATATGGTGGGACAGTTGGTGAGGATTTATCCGAAATAGCATATTTCGCGAATTTGACTGAAGAAGAAGTGATCGCGATTCATGTGGGCGGTGAATATCGCGTTGCCGCAATTGGGGCGATGCCGGGCTTTCCGTACCTGACCGGTCTTGACTCGCGTCTGGCGATACCGAGGCGGGCATCGCCTCGTGTAAGCGTTGAGCGGGGCGCAGTCTCGATCGGCGGGGGACAGGCCGGGATCATGCCCTGCACATCGCCAACAGGCTGGCACATTCTCGGTAAAACAGATGAAATTCTGTTCGACACGCATCGCGCTGAACCGTGCCTCTTCCGTCTGGGTGATCGCGTGCGGTTCAGGAGGATCGGATGA
- a CDS encoding Rid family hydrolase: protein MVEIVKVKSGSMYEEKDSYSRIVMVGDQIFVANTAGIDYKTREISADPGMQARKALQNIEGALKAVDASLADIVRVITHVPDRANAPAVAAVLGEVFKDIDPALTFANTPLARDDLKVEFEVTAIRGASGQAKYIRISL, encoded by the coding sequence ATGGTGGAAATTGTCAAGGTTAAATCTGGCAGCATGTATGAGGAAAAGGATAGTTATTCCAGAATTGTAATGGTCGGTGACCAGATATTCGTAGCGAATACAGCGGGTATAGATTACAAGACGCGCGAAATTTCTGCCGATCCGGGAATGCAGGCCCGCAAGGCCCTGCAGAACATCGAAGGTGCTCTGAAAGCAGTGGATGCCTCTCTCGCCGACATCGTCCGGGTTATCACCCATGTTCCGGACCGGGCAAATGCACCCGCAGTCGCTGCTGTCCTTGGCGAAGTGTTTAAAGATATTGATCCGGCACTTACCTTCGCCAATACGCCGCTGGCGCGGGATGACCTGAAGGTTGAGTTTGAGGTTACAGCGATCCGCGGAGCATCCGGTCAGGCCAAATATATCCGCATCTCACTGTAA
- a CDS encoding biotin-dependent carboxyltransferase family protein, whose protein sequence is MIEILTGSPLNTIQDLGRPRMMTLGVSRGGSMDPLALMAGNLLLGNSLDDAGIEVAFFPFKIRFLSDQTVAVTGAHGPARLDDIPLPPDWAVRARKGQILTLQAPTQGARRYVTFGGGLDVPVILASRSTDMKGGFGGFDGRPLQTGDRLSVFVSDDCAVPDYGYGLAHPCDLPETSITYVRCLPAAEFDTFTEESQQLFFGQLWTVSRTANRVGYRLEGEHPLSLRVPLELLSHGIVPGTVQVPSSGMPIVQMADANTCGGYPKIVNVIEPDLRLLAQTQTGQEIRFVRVELDDAVVAIRREAERMRELGPALLTARKTLLAK, encoded by the coding sequence ATGATTGAAATCCTGACAGGGTCACCGCTTAACACCATCCAGGATCTTGGTCGGCCACGAATGATGACATTGGGTGTGTCCCGCGGCGGGAGCATGGACCCCCTGGCTCTGATGGCGGGCAATCTGCTGCTTGGAAACAGTCTGGATGATGCGGGCATCGAGGTCGCATTCTTTCCTTTTAAGATAAGGTTTCTTTCCGATCAGACTGTTGCGGTAACTGGCGCACATGGACCTGCGCGTCTTGACGACATTCCTTTACCACCGGACTGGGCAGTACGCGCGAGGAAAGGACAAATCCTGACTCTTCAGGCCCCCACGCAAGGCGCGCGGAGGTATGTGACGTTTGGTGGTGGTCTGGATGTCCCGGTCATTCTGGCGTCCCGGTCCACGGACATGAAAGGCGGCTTCGGAGGGTTCGATGGTCGTCCGCTGCAAACAGGAGATCGATTGTCCGTGTTTGTCTCTGATGATTGTGCTGTCCCCGATTATGGTTATGGGCTGGCTCATCCATGTGACCTGCCGGAGACCTCCATTACTTACGTGCGCTGCCTCCCCGCCGCAGAATTCGATACATTCACGGAGGAATCACAGCAGTTGTTTTTCGGGCAGTTATGGACGGTAAGTCGAACGGCGAACCGTGTTGGGTATCGGCTGGAAGGCGAGCATCCTCTCAGTCTTCGCGTGCCACTGGAACTGCTGTCACATGGCATCGTCCCCGGTACGGTTCAGGTACCATCTTCCGGGATGCCTATTGTTCAGATGGCTGACGCCAACACCTGTGGCGGCTATCCGAAAATAGTCAACGTGATTGAACCGGACCTTCGTCTTCTGGCCCAGACCCAGACCGGACAGGAGATTCGCTTTGTGCGTGTTGAACTGGACGACGCAGTCGTCGCCATTCGCAGGGAAGCCGAGCGGATGCGCGAACTCGGCCCCGCCCTGCTTACAGCGCGTAAAACGCTTCTTGCCAAATAA
- a CDS encoding hydantoinase/oxoprolinase family protein, which translates to MAWRLGVDSGGTFCDVCLYNVDTKQFSIWKVSSTPDDPSRGILAGVTEGLDTVSAGPPDVSFLGHGTTVGTNAVIQHKGALTGLITTDGFRDLLEIGRQQRPSLYDTQADKPETLVARALRFEVPERIRHDGTVETVLDEESVREAARSLKKAGVKAVAIGFLYAFVNPAHEKRALEIVQEEFPEAFSCASHQVAPEFREYERLSTTVVNTYLGPVMELYIARLGARLKELGLAVAPRITQSNGGVISFDLARELPVRTVLSGPSTGVVAAQAIGQAIGIPNIITFDMGGTSTDVALLKDGVCRLTGEAEVHGYPVKAPMLDIHTVGAGGGSLAYRDNGGLLKVGPQSCGAFPGPVCYDQGNLTPSTTDANVVLQTLNPLFLLDGRMAIRRDLALERIQILADELGMDVMETAQGILSVVTANMARAVRVISVQKGHDPRDYALMALGGAGPLHAVRLARELDMKRVIVPLTPGVMCALGLLLTDLRADFSATRIMTANSASHRAMSRIFATLMEQAEEWFAQESVPDDDRRIKLSADMRYVGQNYELSVDVPDAATTVTEQSVDVMVSGFVTAHKMQYGFASETDPAQFVTFRIEASGRVDKASFIAFENVGPDATGAIIGERDVWFPETKGFVSCPLYDRKLLKCGNHIAGPAIIEQMDATTVLPPGTRAVVEPHLNLIVEIG; encoded by the coding sequence ATGGCCTGGAGGCTTGGGGTTGATTCCGGAGGCACCTTTTGTGATGTCTGCCTTTATAATGTAGATACGAAACAATTTTCGATCTGGAAGGTGTCTTCGACTCCTGACGATCCGTCCCGCGGCATTCTTGCCGGTGTAACCGAGGGGCTGGATACGGTTTCGGCCGGACCGCCCGATGTGAGTTTTCTCGGACATGGGACCACGGTCGGCACCAATGCTGTCATCCAGCATAAAGGCGCGCTGACGGGTCTTATTACGACGGATGGCTTTCGGGACCTCCTGGAAATCGGTCGTCAGCAGCGACCAAGTCTCTACGATACGCAGGCGGACAAGCCCGAAACACTGGTTGCGCGAGCTTTACGCTTTGAAGTGCCGGAACGGATTCGGCATGACGGTACCGTTGAGACGGTGCTCGACGAAGAGAGTGTGAGAGAAGCTGCGCGCTCCCTCAAAAAAGCAGGCGTCAAGGCAGTGGCGATCGGCTTTCTCTACGCTTTTGTAAATCCGGCCCATGAAAAGCGTGCGCTTGAGATCGTTCAGGAGGAGTTTCCGGAAGCCTTTTCGTGCGCCAGTCATCAGGTGGCACCGGAATTTCGCGAATACGAGCGTCTGTCGACAACGGTGGTCAACACATATCTAGGCCCCGTGATGGAACTCTATATCGCGCGGCTTGGTGCTCGTCTGAAGGAACTCGGTCTGGCTGTGGCGCCGCGAATCACCCAGTCGAATGGCGGCGTGATCAGTTTTGATCTCGCCCGTGAACTACCGGTGCGGACGGTGCTGTCAGGCCCGTCAACGGGTGTCGTCGCAGCACAGGCGATTGGTCAGGCAATCGGTATTCCCAACATCATCACCTTCGACATGGGAGGCACCAGCACCGATGTCGCACTTCTGAAGGATGGTGTCTGCCGCCTCACGGGCGAGGCGGAAGTTCACGGCTACCCCGTCAAGGCGCCGATGCTCGATATTCACACGGTCGGCGCAGGTGGTGGCTCTCTTGCCTATCGGGACAATGGCGGGCTCCTCAAGGTTGGTCCCCAGAGCTGCGGTGCGTTTCCGGGGCCTGTCTGCTACGATCAGGGGAACCTCACGCCATCCACCACGGATGCCAACGTCGTGTTGCAGACTCTCAATCCGCTGTTTCTACTGGACGGACGAATGGCGATTCGGCGTGATCTGGCTCTGGAGCGCATCCAGATTCTGGCCGACGAGCTTGGCATGGACGTCATGGAAACGGCACAGGGGATTCTCTCGGTCGTGACTGCGAACATGGCGCGCGCCGTGCGGGTGATCAGCGTCCAGAAGGGACATGATCCCCGGGATTATGCGTTGATGGCGCTCGGCGGTGCAGGTCCGCTTCATGCCGTGCGCCTTGCGCGGGAACTGGACATGAAGCGCGTGATCGTGCCGCTGACCCCCGGTGTCATGTGTGCTCTTGGCCTTCTTCTGACCGATCTGCGCGCAGATTTCTCTGCGACCCGGATTATGACCGCGAATTCCGCTTCACATCGTGCCATGTCGCGGATTTTCGCGACCTTGATGGAGCAGGCGGAAGAGTGGTTTGCGCAGGAATCCGTGCCCGATGACGACCGACGCATCAAGCTGAGCGCAGACATGCGTTATGTTGGTCAAAACTACGAATTATCGGTGGACGTGCCGGATGCGGCTACGACCGTTACGGAGCAGTCCGTTGATGTGATGGTTTCGGGATTCGTGACGGCGCACAAGATGCAATATGGTTTCGCATCCGAGACCGATCCTGCGCAGTTCGTTACGTTTCGCATAGAGGCCAGCGGGAGGGTCGACAAGGCTTCGTTCATTGCGTTCGAGAATGTCGGACCAGATGCGACGGGCGCCATCATCGGGGAGCGAGATGTCTGGTTCCCGGAAACGAAGGGTTTTGTATCCTGTCCTCTCTATGACAGGAAACTGCTCAAATGCGGCAACCATATCGCCGGTCCTGCCATCATCGAACAGATGGACGCAACGACGGTGCTGCCTCCCGGAACCAGGGCGGTGGTTGAACCCCACCTCAATCTGATTGTTGAAATCGGATGA
- a CDS encoding LamB/YcsF family protein, with protein sequence MPALTVDLNADLGESFGHYVIGSDSEMLDIVTSANVACGFHGGDPEVMATTFATARAKGVAVGAHPGFPDLWGFGRRVMPFSVGEIERIIAYQLGAAQALATYAGYRITYLKTHGALGNLTERDEAVATAVANAVQSVDPTLPIMAIALSHLERIGRERGMVVFSEIFADRTYTEDGHLVSRKEADAVLHDADFAAERAVRMISNGAIETRSGAMLPTQIDSICVHGDNAHSVDVARKVRASLEKSGIFVKALR encoded by the coding sequence ATGCCTGCTCTGACTGTCGATTTGAACGCGGATCTTGGCGAAAGTTTCGGTCATTATGTCATCGGCAGCGATTCCGAGATGCTTGATATCGTCACTTCGGCCAACGTCGCCTGCGGCTTCCATGGAGGTGACCCTGAAGTCATGGCTACGACATTCGCCACGGCGCGCGCGAAAGGCGTCGCCGTTGGCGCGCATCCGGGTTTCCCAGATCTGTGGGGCTTCGGGCGCCGTGTCATGCCGTTCAGTGTGGGTGAAATCGAACGCATCATTGCCTACCAGCTTGGCGCGGCGCAGGCTCTGGCCACTTATGCCGGATACCGCATTACCTATTTGAAAACTCACGGCGCCCTCGGGAATCTGACCGAGCGGGACGAAGCCGTGGCTACGGCTGTCGCCAACGCGGTTCAAAGTGTCGATCCGACGCTGCCCATCATGGCCATTGCGCTCAGCCATCTCGAACGGATTGGGCGTGAACGCGGAATGGTTGTATTTTCGGAAATCTTTGCGGATCGTACCTACACGGAGGATGGCCATCTTGTATCCCGCAAGGAAGCTGATGCTGTTCTTCACGACGCTGATTTCGCGGCTGAGCGAGCTGTCCGCATGATTTCCAATGGTGCTATCGAAACCCGTTCCGGCGCGATGCTGCCAACTCAGATTGATTCTATCTGCGTGCATGGAGATAACGCCCATTCAGTTGATGTCGCCCGTAAGGTAAGGGCCAGTCTCGAAAAATCCGGAATTTTTGTAAAAGCCCTGAGATAA
- a CDS encoding TonB-dependent siderophore receptor: MSLASSALISAAFGAAPVRHVGHKATGKHASQAAISASEMSHARAPVQSRRSALRAVSSPEQISVTGQTSRTSVLSPSTPVHSTSQVTVISGAQLLSTGQTNVMSALAQASAAITAPPQPGVGNNAFVQTMQLRGQSADDTLILVNGHRRHLGANFNANAGPNWGTEPADISLIPISAIDHIEVITEGASALYGADAIAGAVNIVLKNRDHGGSVNFQNSGFYAGDGQAVNGYADYGTSFGKLGGYLNLAAQVTHQQPSNRSGDFIGQLYPVGDSRNETASRDVNRMLGVPKSTMETLSENMQIPLAHNVNFYSTTTFGHRRVDVAETYRSAANSLTNNVLWPNGAIPYIDMDQYDFETDNGIKARAFGFSWDTYLNYGRDNQSYSTVHSNNISLGNNSPRNFYDGKAISSELSTGLRGSREFHVGWLPKPIGLRFGGEYRHDTFQMTEGEEASWYGLGATDHAGNVPLAVTDRNRDVYEGNVNLDFFVTKNWEWTIGGRATSYAHLATVETGSIGTRYNFNRKWAIRASINNGYRPPTLGQTYYFYNAPFATYSVDQLPNSSIAAQALGAGKIKGESSRSYSIGVDATPLENWHLTGNLYYIAINDRLASTTTLGGNAVADILAASGLQNVTYASYYTNPLNTQTYGGDISTDYTLHVQRAGTFKFAFSFNYSDNEVRSYNKTPAILAQYGLTSYNKYAEEMLLHSAPKNRESLSVNWNLGRWNVFVQEQRYGSTLFLASPTAAGVTQRPAFLTNLEVSYKILPQWSLAVGANNLGNKYPTRIPKSVSGPLFGAYKYSYYSPYGFNGGMYYVRTNFTF, from the coding sequence ATGAGCCTTGCCAGTTCTGCGCTCATATCAGCAGCATTCGGTGCTGCGCCAGTAAGGCACGTTGGCCATAAGGCGACCGGTAAGCATGCTTCGCAGGCCGCAATATCGGCCTCGGAGATGAGCCACGCACGAGCCCCGGTCCAGTCAAGGCGGAGCGCCTTGCGTGCTGTTTCCTCACCTGAGCAAATCAGTGTTACCGGACAGACGTCGCGCACCTCCGTACTCTCGCCGTCGACGCCAGTACACAGCACCTCCCAGGTCACGGTGATTTCCGGCGCTCAATTGCTGAGCACCGGGCAGACCAATGTGATGAGTGCGCTGGCTCAGGCTTCCGCTGCCATCACGGCGCCTCCACAGCCGGGTGTCGGTAACAACGCATTCGTGCAGACCATGCAGCTTCGCGGACAATCCGCTGATGATACGTTGATTCTTGTCAATGGACACCGTCGTCACCTTGGTGCCAATTTCAATGCGAATGCCGGACCAAACTGGGGAACTGAGCCGGCTGACATTTCGCTTATCCCTATTTCCGCAATTGATCATATTGAAGTCATCACCGAAGGAGCATCGGCTTTGTATGGTGCGGATGCCATTGCCGGCGCGGTTAATATCGTCTTGAAAAACCGTGACCATGGCGGGTCCGTCAATTTTCAGAATAGTGGCTTCTATGCTGGTGATGGGCAGGCCGTGAATGGATATGCTGATTATGGTACGAGTTTTGGAAAGTTGGGTGGATATCTGAATCTCGCAGCGCAGGTGACGCATCAGCAACCGAGCAACAGAAGTGGAGATTTTATTGGGCAGCTTTATCCTGTAGGGGACTCACGTAATGAAACGGCAAGCCGTGACGTTAACCGTATGCTGGGCGTTCCGAAGTCGACCATGGAAACGCTCAGTGAAAACATGCAGATTCCATTGGCACATAACGTAAACTTTTACAGCACCACGACATTCGGTCACCGTCGTGTTGATGTCGCTGAAACTTACCGTAGTGCAGCCAACAGTCTGACCAATAACGTGCTTTGGCCGAATGGCGCCATCCCCTACATCGACATGGATCAGTATGATTTTGAAACGGATAATGGAATCAAGGCCCGTGCATTCGGTTTTTCATGGGATACGTATCTGAATTACGGGCGTGACAATCAAAGCTACTCCACGGTTCATAGCAACAACATTTCACTCGGTAACAACAGCCCGCGCAATTTCTATGACGGCAAAGCCATTTCTTCCGAATTGTCGACTGGCCTGCGTGGCTCCCGTGAATTCCATGTGGGCTGGCTACCGAAACCGATAGGATTACGGTTTGGCGGCGAATATCGTCACGATACATTCCAGATGACGGAAGGTGAAGAAGCCTCCTGGTATGGTCTCGGCGCAACTGACCATGCTGGTAACGTGCCGCTCGCCGTAACTGACCGAAACCGTGACGTTTATGAGGGTAATGTCAATCTTGATTTCTTTGTCACTAAAAATTGGGAATGGACAATTGGTGGACGTGCCACGAGCTATGCTCATCTAGCGACGGTTGAAACCGGAAGTATTGGCACGCGCTATAATTTCAATCGTAAATGGGCAATCCGTGCCAGTATCAACAACGGGTATCGTCCGCCGACCCTTGGACAGACTTATTATTTCTATAATGCCCCGTTCGCGACTTATTCGGTCGATCAGTTGCCTAATAGCAGCATCGCTGCACAGGCATTGGGGGCAGGAAAAATCAAGGGAGAGTCCTCCCGTAGTTACAGCATAGGCGTCGATGCCACGCCACTGGAAAACTGGCATCTTACAGGTAATCTTTACTATATTGCGATTAATGATCGCCTGGCCAGCACGACCACTCTGGGAGGTAATGCGGTCGCGGATATTCTCGCGGCGTCTGGGTTGCAGAATGTGACCTATGCATCCTATTATACCAACCCGCTAAATACGCAGACCTATGGCGGTGATATTAGCACTGACTACACGCTACACGTGCAGCGTGCCGGAACGTTCAAGTTCGCTTTCAGCTTCAATTATTCCGATAACGAAGTTCGAAGCTATAATAAGACACCTGCTATATTAGCCCAGTATGGTCTCACAAGTTACAATAAATATGCTGAAGAGATGCTGTTGCATTCGGCTCCTAAAAACCGGGAAAGTCTTTCGGTCAACTGGAATCTCGGACGATGGAATGTCTTTGTGCAGGAACAGCGTTATGGCTCAACCCTATTTTTGGCAAGTCCAACCGCCGCTGGCGTGACACAGCGTCCGGCCTTCCTGACCAACCTTGAGGTGTCCTACAAGATCCTCCCTCAATGGAGTCTGGCTGTTGGCGCCAACAATCTTGGCAACAAATACCCTACCCGTATCCCGAAATCCGTCTCGGGCCCGCTGTTTGGCGCTTACAAATATTCCTATTATTCGCCCTATGGTTTCAATGGTGGAATGTATTACGTCAGAACAAATTTCACATTCTGA
- a CDS encoding biotin/lipoyl-containing protein produces MTIDPKRAEELMARMQKLGIAELEVRQGAERYRLVRYTPSSEGEETALRHEAAPSFMVTETPAEGASTTRIVAASMHGVFYQAAGPGQTPFVNEGTTVQEGDTLYILEVMKTLSRVEAEFPCRIIEIMVRDGQPVEPGMPLFTVEAANA; encoded by the coding sequence ATGACGATCGATCCGAAACGCGCTGAAGAGTTGATGGCGCGAATGCAAAAACTGGGCATTGCGGAACTTGAAGTCAGGCAGGGGGCGGAACGCTATCGGCTGGTTCGTTATACCCCTTCGTCGGAAGGTGAGGAGACCGCGCTTCGGCATGAGGCTGCCCCGTCATTCATGGTAACAGAAACACCAGCAGAAGGTGCGTCAACAACACGAATTGTGGCGGCGTCCATGCATGGTGTTTTCTATCAGGCTGCGGGACCGGGTCAGACTCCTTTCGTTAATGAAGGCACAACCGTGCAGGAAGGGGACACGCTTTATATTCTGGAAGTCATGAAGACCCTTTCTCGGGTCGAAGCCGAATTCCCGTGCAGGATCATTGAGATCATGGTGAGAGATGGACAGCCCGTGGAGCCCGGTATGCCACTGTTCACGGTGGAGGCCGCAAATGCGTGA
- a CDS encoding LysR family transcriptional regulator, translating to MNVRDLEYFIAVAECGSFSRASVKLGRPQPALSRHIRDLETDLRVPLLYRNGRGVVVTQAGELLQHLGWAIIRQIHDAREKVRDFSSDQLGSAAIGMPASVSAILLAPLARSLRTAHAQAELRFLDGCNGDLLLALGGGSLDIALIYDAPGTTHQNLEALFSQPLYLIERHSPDSEVLEFGDDVEAAELENIQLVLPGRRHGLRQIVDAWASRNNLEPHVQFECDSYSAILQVVASGLAATLLPAASLQREILSGQFRARLITKPAVYRTISLATSQSKPVNASLVGLIKQSVASLKDEFLWPQNAITDNPIPRNVSVRMALDEIRPVT from the coding sequence ATGAATGTGAGGGATCTGGAATATTTCATTGCGGTTGCGGAATGTGGTTCGTTTTCGAGAGCATCTGTGAAGCTTGGCCGGCCCCAGCCGGCGTTGAGTCGCCACATCCGCGATCTGGAAACAGATTTACGTGTTCCTCTGCTGTACAGAAACGGAAGAGGCGTCGTCGTCACTCAGGCGGGAGAACTATTGCAGCATCTCGGCTGGGCAATCATCCGTCAGATACATGATGCACGCGAAAAAGTTCGTGACTTCTCATCGGATCAGCTAGGCTCCGCAGCCATCGGTATGCCAGCAAGCGTCAGCGCCATTCTGCTTGCGCCTCTGGCACGCTCCCTGCGCACAGCCCACGCTCAGGCTGAACTGCGTTTTCTTGATGGTTGCAACGGCGATCTTCTTCTGGCGCTCGGCGGCGGGTCGCTGGACATCGCTCTAATCTATGATGCGCCGGGAACAACACATCAGAATCTTGAAGCCCTGTTCAGCCAACCTCTCTATCTGATCGAACGGCACTCCCCCGACAGTGAAGTGCTAGAATTCGGTGACGATGTTGAAGCGGCTGAACTTGAAAACATCCAGCTCGTACTGCCAGGCCGTCGTCACGGACTGCGCCAGATCGTGGATGCATGGGCAAGCCGCAATAACCTTGAACCGCATGTGCAGTTTGAATGCGATTCCTATTCCGCTATTCTGCAAGTCGTCGCATCCGGTCTTGCCGCGACGCTTCTCCCGGCCGCTTCACTGCAACGGGAGATATTGTCCGGACAGTTCAGGGCACGGCTGATCACAAAACCTGCTGTTTATCGCACGATTTCTCTGGCGACATCGCAGAGCAAGCCTGTGAATGCATCCCTTGTGGGATTGATAAAGCAGTCGGTCGCGAGCCTCAAGGACGAATTCCTCTGGCCACAGAATGCGATAACTGACAATCCAATACCCCGGAACGTATCTGTGCGGATGGCCCTTGATGAGATCAGACCAGTGACATAG
- a CDS encoding MFS transporter, which produces MCIICYGDRAALSVSMPRISKEFGLTPGETGWVLSSFLWSYFFLNLPSAIILDRKGARFVGAAAVTLWSCAMIFGSLATTVPAFIATRILLGVGEAPTFALGNKVMRYWSRPGERGLMMTAFICGIPIGLAVGAVASAWLVEVFGWRSTFVILGACGLLWSLVWLWIYPSRLALHPSTQRGTFVVISLPTLFGSRDFWGVVIPQCCANYANFLLMSWLPIILRDTFHVSLVQSGLYTAYSYLGAAILSLVFGKVGERAVRDVERTPSGRRHAVSFFLLMASTLGIFPFCHSPLAAISLLIFAIACVTAGTGANMALLADLVAERESLGSVTGLTLTFSNGLGIAAPVLTGYLLQETGNFHTVFYITAVIILLGAGVVFLMPRHPIHAYRITVS; this is translated from the coding sequence ATGTGCATTATCTGCTATGGTGATCGCGCGGCGCTCTCTGTCTCCATGCCGCGCATCTCCAAAGAGTTCGGGCTGACGCCGGGTGAAACAGGTTGGGTTTTATCCAGTTTTCTGTGGTCGTATTTCTTTCTGAATTTGCCCAGCGCTATCATACTGGACAGAAAGGGGGCGCGTTTCGTGGGTGCTGCCGCAGTGACGCTTTGGTCCTGCGCCATGATTTTTGGTAGCCTTGCGACAACTGTGCCTGCCTTTATTGCGACACGTATTCTGCTCGGTGTGGGAGAAGCTCCGACTTTTGCACTTGGAAACAAGGTCATGCGTTATTGGTCGCGTCCTGGCGAACGCGGCTTGATGATGACAGCTTTCATCTGTGGCATCCCCATCGGTCTTGCGGTTGGAGCGGTAGCCAGCGCGTGGCTTGTAGAAGTGTTTGGCTGGCGTTCAACATTTGTGATCCTGGGGGCGTGTGGTCTGCTCTGGTCTCTGGTGTGGCTTTGGATTTATCCTTCCCGTCTGGCGCTTCATCCTTCCACCCAACGCGGGACGTTCGTGGTCATTTCACTTCCAACACTGTTCGGATCCCGTGATTTCTGGGGTGTCGTGATTCCGCAATGCTGTGCCAATTACGCCAATTTCCTTTTAATGTCCTGGCTACCAATCATCCTGCGTGACACATTCCATGTTTCGCTGGTGCAATCAGGACTTTATACGGCGTACAGCTATCTGGGGGCCGCTATCCTGTCTCTCGTATTCGGCAAAGTCGGTGAACGCGCGGTCCGCGACGTCGAGAGAACACCTTCCGGCCGCCGTCATGCTGTAAGTTTCTTTTTGCTCATGGCGTCCACGCTTGGAATATTTCCTTTCTGCCACTCGCCGCTTGCCGCCATCTCCTTGCTTATTTTCGCCATTGCCTGCGTGACTGCGGGGACAGGAGCCAATATGGCCCTGCTGGCTGATCTGGTTGCGGAACGGGAAAGTCTGGGGTCGGTGACTGGGTTGACCCTAACATTCAGCAATGGTCTGGGAATCGCTGCTCCGGTACTTACTGGCTATCTTCTTCAAGAGACTGGTAATTTCCATACAGTTTTCTACATTACGGCTGTCATTATCCTTCTCGGCGCCGGCGTCGTATTCCTGATGCCGCGTCATCCCATTCACGCTTACAGGATCACCGTATCATGA